CTCCTCTTGaacccctgggcttcccaggtggcacagtgtaggaaatgctggttcaatccctgggtcgggaagatcccctggaggaggaaatggcaatccactccagtattcttgcctgggaaattccatgacagaggagcctggcaggccacagtctgtgggatcccaaagagtcagacatttttGAGCACACACAAAGACACTTGAACATCTAGTTCAGATTCTCCAGTTATTTTGTTGTTCCCACTATCCCTCTCCATGGCTCTGCTATCTTCAGGCTTTTGTTGGATCCTGTGTGCTGACTTCTCCTGCTTGGGCTTCCTGGCCTCAGACACTGGCTTGCTAGAAGTCTTTCTGCCCTTTCCCAGCCCCTCGGCCTACCTGTCTGACCTACTTCCTGCATCTTGTTATTTTCTGGCTTGTGACCAGCCTGTATGCAGAAACACATGTATACAGCCATTACCCAAAACACAAGCAGTTGCTTCAACATCGGGAATGATCCAGGGGAGTGGCTTCAAGGTACAGGGGTAAGAGGAGGCAAAGAACCTGTCCCTGGATCCTGGGCAAGCTCCATTTCAGAGAACGGGAATGGAGGGCTGGGGTTTTTAGAAACTGAACTCCAGTTTCAAGCCTCTGATAGTACGTGCAGATTAAGGACAGGTACTCCCAGTTTTCCTTCTCACTTTTAGGCTCCTCCTGACTAACAGTTGCAAAGTCGTTTGCATGTAGTCTTTGCAAGGTGAAACTTTTGCTTCCCTTGACTTAAGTGGAAACTGAGGTCTTACTAACTGGTCAGGGAACCCTCCAGGTGGCACCACATACGTAGGAGCGAGGAAAGAAGGCTTTCATTTGCAGAGGAGGGACAGCTTACCAGTGACTGGTGAGTGTAGAGCTGGAAACAGCCCTCTCCGCCCGCCCTGGGCTCAGGCAGTTAGGGGAAGGAAGAAATCTCCCATTGGGCTCCCAAAAAGTGGCCCCTTTTCAGGTCCGTCAGATTTCCTCATTCTCCAGATGACCCTGGCTCAGATTTTCTGACCTTGACTGACCCGGATCTTTTCATCTCATGGCAGATTGAGCTTTCCTTTTCATGAGCATATTGTGTTACTTGGATTAGGAGAGGGTATAACCTCATGCTATCTGAGCCGACGACAGTGAGATTGGGAAACTTGGGGCTCGGGGTTGGGAGTTGTTACTGAGAGAGACACTCAGAGAATCAGTGTGGGCTGAGGTGCCAAGGTGTTTCCCATTGTCTTTGTTACCCCTGGGATCCCCTCAAGGTTCTTTGAGTCAAAGGAAACGTGGCTGTcatcaccagggcttccctgctgggagCTTTccggaaggaagggaaagagggctACTCTTGACACGTTGGCTTGGACCCCACAGAGCAGAAGCCAACTTGGTGTGGGCCATTTGGTCTTTGGAGTGTCTCAGCCTCCCAGCGTCAGCTCGTCCGTCCTATTTCCCACctgtctctcctccctgcctcttctGCCTGGCTGGGAGACACCAGCCCCAGACAAATGTCACCTGTTAACACACTCCGTGGCCAAGGCCAGACTGATTCTGGCCAAATCACTCTGTTTAAATTTGATCCCAGCAGCAACCCCTGAACGACACACCTTGAAGAAGCTGGCCTCTTTAGGGCTCTAACCAAGCTCAGAAAACTCCATGCTGTCCTAGGAGGGCACTCTTTGCAGGTGCAGCGAGTGACCTCAGGGGAGGAACCCTGGCAGCTGCCTTCAGGCCCCTTTCAGTGCTGCTCCCACTACTGCCCTGAGGTGGTGTCCAGGACTTTTTGCCTCTTCACCCACTATATCTCCTGGGCTAGGGAAGAAAGCAGTGAAAAACCTGGGCTCTAACAGGAAAAGGGAGTGAAGGTCAGAATCAGGTTCTCAAGGGTTGGGAAACCTGTCTCCCATTTCCTTTCCAGCTCAGGAAAGCTCTGGGACttcattaaagggaaaaaaagataggtTCACTTTCTCCCCATAAAATATAGCATGAATTAGGTCTCCATacctcccctcaaaaaaaaaaaaaaaaaacaccaaaacacaaCACAGCTAGTTCTGCTCCTTGTGCAAGTGGGAAGGCTTAGAAGTTACCAAAACCCCACCCCCAATTTTCTGGCCCCCGCAGAGGGGATGgggttcatttctgtcatttttctttatggAAATATATGGTTTGGAGTCCCTGATTTTGTTTCACAAAGAGAGCGTGAGTGTGTGTAGGTGGATTTGATTAAAATTGGCATCAGCTATATATAGGAGTGGCTTCTTCTGTCACCACCCCGAGGCCCAGGAGAAAGAGGCGCGCCCACAAGTGCTGAGCCCTCTGACTTCTGTAAGTCAGAAGATGGTGGGGTCCCCCTTCCGAGCTCCCTGCCCCTTCACACAGACCACGCTGGAGTCTGCTTTGTCTGTGAACCGTGGAAGCAGCTCAGGTTCTAAATATTCATGTCCATGGGCTCACGCTCCCTCCTTGGGAGGCACCCAGCCAAAACCGTCTGCTGTGGGGGGGCTGGATCTGAGTAGAGAGCCCCTGAGGGAGCAGCTGGCTCGTCCAGATGCTGCCCCTGAGGGTGCAGGTTGGGAGAGCCCAGCTGGCCTCGCGCTGACCCTTCttgctctcctcctccccctcggGCCCTTCTCAGCCCTTGGGGACGGGCAGGGAGGATCTGGACTGCCACACTGTTTCTTCACCCTGCCTGTTTGCTCCTTCCGAAAAAGCATCCTAGCAATGGATCTGTTTGGAGGGGACCTGAGGGGAGCAAGCTGAGCAGGCATGACCCGTGCTgctattttattttccagctcttcCGTGAAGTAAGAATAATGAAGGTTCTGAACCATCCCAACATAGGTGAGGACCGTCGTcgttcctctccctcctccactgcGCGCCTCCAGTTCCCACACATAGTCCTCCTCCCTGAGGGGCACCTGAGGCACAGTGCCGTCCGGCTCTGCCCCTGGCGCTCAGGGCTGTCCATAGCGGTGTGGCTGCCACGAGGGGAGCTTGTCCTCGGGAGGGGGGGAAACGTTTGTTCTGAGGATGCCCCTGTGCATGCCGGGGCTTGACATGTGGCCCCTGCAGCTGTTCTGACTCAGAGCTTGGCCTTTCCTCTCGCAGTTAAGTTATTTGAAGTGATCGAGACTGAGAAAACGCTCTACCTGGTCATGGAGTACGCCAGTGGAGGTAGGTATGGAATTGCCTCTTCCTCCTGTGTCcctgccttccccagcccctgccagctCTGATGTAGACCCCACTCCTGTCACTTGCAGGAGAGGTGTTTGATTACCTAGTGGCTCATGGcaggatgaaagaaaaagaggctcGGGCCAAATTCCGCCAGGTGGGTGTGACTCCCTCCCTGGACTGTGGGCCCAACCTCTGCTCCGGGGGGTCGGCACACAGGGAGTAGCTGCCCGTCTCTCAGCAGCCTCGGAGGGTCCTTTGGGCTTTGCTTATCCATGTGGCAGACTGGAAGTCGGTCACGGGATGGCAGCTCCGCCAGCCCGCGTGGCCCACCTTCGGGTGCCTCCGGGCTGACGCCGCTTCCTTCCTTTCAGATAGTGTCTGCTGTGCAGTACTGTCACCAGAAGTTTATTGTTCATAGAGACCTGAAGGTAAGGCATGCTCTCGTCTCCGTGTCTTTGAGGAGGGCTGGCTCGTTCACCTCTGAACAGTGACAGAACCGTGACACCCTGATGTTCAGGGAAGCTCTAGCCTGTAATTTTTTTGGAGATGATGAGGAAGCCCCTAGGGCTGCTTCTGACACAGGCCTGTGTGACTGGACTTAGGCTCCCATTCCCACCAGCGAGCGGAGAGTCTCTGCCATTTCACCTCTTCCAGTGCTGCCAAGCCTGGCAGCCAGCCGAGGAAACAGGGTTGACCGTCCCACAGCTTCATCACAGCTGCTTTGCAGATGTGAACACTCCCATCTCTGTCCCTCAGATGTTAGTGTGTGAGActacctctgggtcttcccggccTCTGAGTCCTCACAGATGACCACGATTAACCCAGGCCTGACAGGGAAGCTTTCCACAGCTCACAGCCCTCAGCCTTCAGATCCTAGCCCTCACACAGCTCCCTGTGTGAGGAGCAGCCTTTGCCACCCTCCTCCAACCCAGCGCAACCTCTTCACACAGATTGGAGGCTGCCTCCAATCTGTACTTGGAGTAGTAAGATTGAAGATGACTCCTGTTTattctctgccccttcctgtcCGGTGCCTTGGTGTGGTCCACTTGGGCCCTGACATTTTCCTTCTTACCTTCCAGGCAGAAAACCTGCTCTTGGATGCTGATATGAACATCAAGATTGCAGACTTTGGCTTCAGCAATGAATTCACCTTTGGGAACAAGCTGGATACCTTCTGTGGCAGTCCTCCTTATGCTGCCCCGGAGCTCTTCCAGGGCAAAAAGTATGATGGACCCGAGGTGGATGTGTGGAGCCTGGGAGTTATCCTATACACACTGGTCAGCGGATCCCTGCCTTTTGATGGACAGAACCTCAAGGTGGAGTGAAGTGCAGGCTTAGATCATTTGaattctcatttcttctcttgGCCTCTGGTCTTGTCCCCGTCCTCTCACCTTCACTGCTTTTCTACATGTTTCCTGAGCCAGAGCTTCAAAGGGCTTACAAAAGGTAGCAGCTATTAAAAGGCATTATGTACCCAGTGTAATAATCTCAGTTCTTCTCTTGAGGGTGGGGATAAATTGTATGTTTGTTCACCTCTCCAGGGCACTCAGGATTGCAAGCCTCAGGCTCCTGAAGCCCGAGGGCGTGGGGTATCTGACAGCACCGCCTCTCTAGTGAGGGACCTTGACCCAGGCCCTCTGCCTCCTACTATATTTCATTTCTATCTGCCTGGACAGTCAAACTATCAGGAGCCTGGATGTTAGGTTTCTTAAACCCTTGGCCTTGGGTGATTTAAATTTCACTCCTACAGGAGCTGCGGGAGCGGGTACTGAGGGGGAAATACCGTATTCCGTTCTACATGTCCACAGACTGTGAAAACCTGCTCAAGAAATTTCTCATTCTCAATCCCAGCAAGAGAGGCACTTTAGAGGTGAGCAGCCTGAGACCGTCTGGCCAGGTCCTGGGTCCCAAGGAAACCTCCAGGCTGAGTtctccctctctgcccttctccttccctttgcTCCCCAGCAAATCATGAAAGATCGGTGGATGAATGTGGGTCACGAAGATGATGAATTAAAGCCTTATGTGGAGCCACTCCCTGACTACAAGGACCCCCGGCGGACAGGTGAGGCTGTGCTGGGCAGCGAGGTTGAGCCTGCCTGGGACTCAGGACCTGCCTTAATCGTGTGCCCTCCCGTGCAGAGTTGATGGTGTCCATGGGTTACACGCGGGAAGAGATCCAGGACTCACTGGTGGGCCAGAGGTACAACGAGGTGATGGCCACCTATCTGCTCCTGGGCTACAAGAGCTCCGAGGTGTGTGCCCCGCTCCGTTCCCGCGTGCTCCGTTCGCGCGTGCCGTCCTCTGTCAGCAGCAGCCCTGCTTCTAGCAGCTGTTGAGGGCAGACCTCATCTCCCAGTAGCTGTGTAGCTGCGCTCTCTACTGACTGATTTTAAGCCCCACCTCTGGGGGAGCTAAGGCCCCTCTGGCCTTTGCTTTCTCTGATGGCCATCAGTGGTTCAATAGGAAAGCTGATGGGGTCGGGCCTGGGTCTGGGTTGCCATACGGTGAGTATATCTAGTTCACTCTGTGTTGGTTAGACAGAGTCTCAGTGCATCTGGGTCAGTTCTTTGTTGCCTCTAGACATCTGTTTCCACATGTTTTGTGTCTCTCTGTATCAGGAATTGATATAGGAATTGATACCAGGAATTGTGTCTCTCTGTATCGGGATTCCTGGGTGCTTTGTGTCTTATAGGAGCCTTGAGTCTGTGTTGCTTCTGCTTAGTGCTCTTGTCTGGGAGTGTGCATCTGGGTGCCTATACGTCCATCCCTCATGTCTGTCCATCTGGAGGCCTCGTGATTGTTGCTCTGCTTGTCTGGGTCACCATGTCTGCACCTGAACCCACGGGTCTCTGTGGGAGTCGGGTCCTGCTTACCATCTGTGTGTCCCCCTTGCACGTGTGGCCGCCCTGTCCCCCTGGTGGTGTCAGACTCCTTTTCTTGATTCTTAGCCTGCTCGGGAGGTATTGGGGGATATCTCTTGAGTCTGAATGCTCATTTTTGCATGCTCACGCGCACGCATGTGTGTATCCGTGTCCTTCTCTGAGGGCGGGGGTCTTTGTGGGGAGGTCGGTGTGTCTTTGGCTCTTTGTCAGGGTCTGTGTTGctacttatttttctctgtgtttaccTATATGTACTTTGGTCTTGCAGTGGGCATGTCTCACGGGAGCCCAGGTGGATTTGTGTCCAGCAGGATTGTGGCGTGGAGGTGGGATCGTCCACAAGCAGCTCTTCATCCCTCCCTCTTGTGTTCTTGCAGCTGGAGGGCGACAGCATCACCTTGAAGCCCCGGCCTTCAGCTGATCTGACCAATAGCAgtgccccttccccctcccacaAGGTACAGCGCAGCGTCTCCGCCAACCCCAAGCAGCGGCGCTTCAGCGACCAGGGTGAGTGCTTCCGAGAGTGGCAGGTGTGGGGCTCACCCCTCTCCTGATGGGTTCTGGGCGCTTCAGACCCTCTTCAGCCTTATTAGCATGTCCTTGGGCAGCTCACTGTACTTCCCTCCAACTCTGTGAAACGGGGTTTCTGGCAATGCGATAGGAAGCATGAAGCACGTGGTGGGTGCTCAGCGTGCCGCTCTCGCCCTTACTGTTCCCACCGTCCCTCTGGCCCACCAGCTGGCCCTGCCATCCCCACTTCCAATTCCTACTCTAAGAAGACTCAGAGCAACAATGCAGAAAACAAGCGGCCTGAGGAGGACCGGGAGTCAGGACGGAAGGCCAGCAGCACAGCCAAAGTGCCTGCCAGCCCCCTGCCCGGCCTGGAGAGGAAGAAGACCACCCCCACGCCCTCCACGGTGAGCcacgccccctcctccctcctggccaGCCCCACCCCGCTTCTTGCTCTGGGGCCTGTCCTCTCGAAGCAGCTCCTTCCTTAAGCAGGCCCAGCTCCCTTTGGCTGCCTGCCTGACCTTCCCTCCTGGCCCACTTGTGCTTACTGTAGAAAACCTTGCCCCCCAGAGTCAAAGCAACATCTTTTCTCCCCTCCAACCCCCACACCCTCCCACTGCTCATGGtagaaaggggaggagggagctggtTTTGTGACCACTTTGGTTTTCTGTGATACAGctcttccccttcttccccacAGAACAGCGTCCTCTCCACCAGCACAAACCGAAGCAGGAATTCCCCACTCCTGGAGAGGGCCAGCCTCGGCCAGGCCTCCATCCAGAATGGCAAAGACAGGTGAGAGGCCTGGGCCCTGCCTGCCGCGCCCCCCAGAGCCGCTCCCCCAGCGGTGACATCTGTCAGCAGCACCCCTCCCCTCCCGCTCCCTGGAGTCCCGTCCTGGCTCTGTCCAGTCCAGCCGTCCACACGCCAGCACCTCCCTGCTCTCCCCCCGTCTCCTCCCTGTGCTCCGTGACTGCTTCTGGCGGGGTACCCAGTGTGACTCCATGAGCATCTCGGCCGCCTTCTTGCTTCTTGACCACAGCCAGGGCATGGcacctgtgctgtgctgggcaTCAGTGCCCCAGGGACCCCGGCTCAAGGCAGAACCCAGAGACGCCCACCTGAAGGGTGTGCACAATGAGGGTGACCCCCGCTGTGCCTGTGAGAGCAGAACCCCCCAGCCTTGCTGTCGGTGCTGAGTTCCTGGCTCCTTGTCTTCTGCGCTTAACGAAAACTCCCCTTGGCAGCACCCTGCTCTTTCTGGCAACAGTACATCCTTGTTCTTAGAATTCCTAGGAGACCGGTGCAGCCTGGGGGCAGTGGCCTCCTGTCGGCCTTCCCGCACTCTGGGTTTCCTTCCCCAGGCTCTGGCCCGCTCGCCCTCCTCGCCCTGCCCTCCGCTCCCCAGCCTTGCCTCCCTGGGCTCTGACTTGTGCCCCGTTGCTGCTTCTGGGCGTGACCTGCATCCTGCCGAGGCTCCCCTCTGGCCCTTCCCGCCCTGCCCTTGCTTCCTAACCAAGCCTTCTGCCCCCACCCGCCCCTAACCCAGGCCTCTCCGCTGCTTTTGTCTCCTAGCCTAACCATGCCAGGGTCCCGGGCCTCCACGGCTTCTGCTTCCGCCGCGGTCTCTGCGGCCCGGCCCCGCCAGCACCAGAAATCCATGTCGGCCTCCGTGCACCCCAACAAAGCCACTGGGCTGCCCCCCACGGACAGTAACTGTGAGGTGCCGCGGCCCAGGCAAGTGTGCTGGGGCAGCCGATGCACCGCTGCCCTCAGCCTGCCCCTCCTCCGCCCCCCACAATTTCTTCCCACCTGGGGGTCCTGCTTTGTTCTTGTCATCTTAGCCACAAGAGACAGCTATCTCCTGCAGCCAGGAAGTAGAGGGAAGCAAAAGTAGCTTACcgcccctcttctcctccagttCTCCCTCTCAGAACAGACATGCACGAAGCCGCCCCAAGGCTCCAGAAGGAAGCCTTTTTGTTCTGAGCCTTCCTGGACTTCCTTAGGACCCGGGGACAGTCAGCATCACAGGGACTCGGTCCTTGAGGGTTGGTCAACATTGTCCCCTGGAGGTTCCAGTCTGCCTGGCTCCCAGGGAGCCGCTCCTCTGCAGCCTGTACTGCTCTCCACACACGTatccttccctgcctccctccctccccgaaGCCATCTCCTCTCCCCCCACCTTACTGGCGTCCTCAGTGGTCACATCCCTTCCTTCTGTGTCCTCTGTGATGGCTGCCTCCCTCTGCCCTGGcttccccctccccttttcccaCCCCAAGGCACTCCAGCCGCTGGCAGGGGCCACCTTCTTGTGCCCTGAtgcatttcccccacccccacctcttttCCCACAGCACAGCCCCCCAGCGTGTCCCTGTCGCCTCCCCCTCCGCCCACAACATCAGCAGCAGTGGTGGAGCCCCAGACCGAACTAATTTCCCCCGGGGTGTGTCCAGTCGAAGCACCTTCCACGCTGGACAGCTCCGGCAGGTGCGGGACCAGCAGAATTTGCCCTACGGTGTcaccccagcctctccctccGGCAACAGCCAGGGCCGGCGGGGGGCCTCGGGGAGCATCTTCAGCAAATTCACCTCCAAGTTTGTACGCAGGTGAGTAGGGGGCCTAGGGCAGCAGAGGGACTGAGGCCAGGCCCTGCACCTGCCGGGGGAGGGGATGAGAACACCTGGGGTTAGAGCTGGGGTTAGGTCCCTAGGGCGTTAGAAGCAGCCTCAGGAAGCCTGAGAAAGTGAGTCTTGTTGGCACCTGAGGCGCTCAGACCTGTCCATCCCTCTCAGGCCTCCCTAGCTTCTCATACACACCCCTTGTTCTCTGGCCCAAGCAGATGGCCGATGCCGCCTCCTCTCTGGGAGAGTGTGAACTCAGATGCTAAAATAAAAGCCCCCCTCTTCTCTCCTGGGTTCCCATGGAAACTTATATTTGGTGACGCAGCTGCAAAGTCATGAGGCCTGAGCCAGGCTGGGCCGGCAAGGAGAGTTTCTCCTGGTCTCTTGTCTCGCCCCGTTTGACCTCCTTGCTCCCCACCCAGTTGGTTTTGTCTGTCGCAGTCATATTTGTCTGCTGGGCTGGAGGCGGGGGGAGGCGGGGCGGTGTGCCAGGATGGAGGCCACGAATTCAGTAACTGCTGGGGGCCTAGGGTGGCTCGCATGCGGCCTGCTGCACTCTGACGCTTTCCGGTGTGGGAGCCAGGGTGGAGATCCTCTTCATGAGGTTTCTCACTCCTGGCCCCTGATGACCCATAGAAACAGCGTTCCTCCTTGAGGTGCATCCAGCAGTCCCGCCTCGTGGGGTGCTCCCTGTCTCCATCCCCCTGCTTCCTCAGCCATCTTAGCGTAGCTCAGGACCCAGCAAGCAGGAGGCTGGAGAGAGTGCGTTTGCCTGCCCTTCCTCCTGTCCTCTGCCCCACTCAGCTAGCGTAGCCAGGCTGGGCCCCTGTCCACCTCGGGATACAGCTGTGGGGCTGCAGGGTGGGGCGTGAGCAGATGGGGGTGTCTGGGACTCTAGTCTCGCTGAGCGGCTCTTCCGAAAGTGGGGGTGACCCTTGAACCTGTAAAGCCCACTCCCCACCTGCTTATCCACATACCgtcttgttggtttttttttttatttctttttttattttgtctttttttgtttgtttttttagaaatCTGTCTTTCAGGTTTGCCAGAAGGTAGGCGTTGAGCccgctgtgtgtgtgtctgtgtcccgTGCCCTGCCTCCATCACTAACGCCCCTCTGTGGCTCTTGCGCCCTCCTCCATCTGCTAACCATGTCCGTGTGGCACTCTCTCTGCCATCTTAAAGGGAAGGCGACGGCCTCTGACAGGGTGGCCCATGAGGCCACGTGTGCCCACTGAGGGCAGATGGCTCTGAAAACGACGGGCCCGTCCCCCAGCAAGGGGGACCTTTTCGGGGAATTCTCCCTTTAAGATTGTCTCCTCCCCCCGGTCCCCTGCCCCGGGTTTTGGTCACAAACGTGGTGGGCTCCTCTTCCGGCCGTTTCCCGTGTCTGTGCATGCGCTCTGAAGAAGCTCCACCTGGGTCAGAAGTGTGTCTGGGATGGTGTCTCACTCTGGGTCTCCTGGGCCTCCTCTTCCCTGGTGCCCTGAACCGCAGGTCCTCTGGGATGGCAGGACTTCAGGGGCCCTGCAGGGACACTGGGGTGTCCAGGCTGCTGCCTGACGCCTCAGGCCCGAGGAGCCTTTGCCTCTCGAGTGGGGCACAGCACCCCCTTCTGGCAGCTCCGTGGAACaagcccacccctcccccaccccagcaggcCTCAGGCCTCCAGCCTTTTCTGGGCGACTCGCGCCGCATCCTCTCTGGGCTGTGTTCTCCAGTTACGGCCTGTGGCTTCCCAAGAGCCAGGAGCTGGGACGTCCTACCCCTGTGCCCTGGCAGCAGAGGGAGATCCTCCCGCACTCAGGCGGCTGCCTTCCTGGGCCCACTCCTGGCTCTGTCGCCTCCAGCCCTGCCTTTGTCCTGTCTGGAGGCCTGGGTGGGCCGCATACCAAGCTGAGGAGCAGGTTGGAGCCCTGGTTCCTCTAGGccgcccaggccctgccctggggcGGGGACACCTGACA
The nucleotide sequence above comes from Cervus canadensis isolate Bull #8, Minnesota chromosome 29, ASM1932006v1, whole genome shotgun sequence. Encoded proteins:
- the MARK2 gene encoding serine/threonine-protein kinase MARK2 isoform X3; this encodes MSSARTPLPTLNERDTEQQPPLGHLDSKPSSKSNMLRGRNSATSADEQPHIGNYRLLKTIGKGNFAKVKLARHILTGKEVAVKIIDKTQLNSSSLQKLFREVRIMKVLNHPNIVKLFEVIETEKTLYLVMEYASGGEVFDYLVAHGRMKEKEARAKFRQIVSAVQYCHQKFIVHRDLKAENLLLDADMNIKIADFGFSNEFTFGNKLDTFCGSPPYAAPELFQGKKYDGPEVDVWSLGVILYTLVSGSLPFDGQNLKELRERVLRGKYRIPFYMSTDCENLLKKFLILNPSKRGTLEQIMKDRWMNVGHEDDELKPYVEPLPDYKDPRRTELMVSMGYTREEIQDSLVGQRYNEVMATYLLLGYKSSELEGDSITLKPRPSADLTNSSAPSPSHKVQRSVSANPKQRRFSDQAGPAIPTSNSYSKKTQSNNAENKRPEEDRESGRKASSTAKVPASPLPGLERKKTTPTPSTNSVLSTSTNRSRNSPLLERASLGQASIQNGKDSLTMPGSRASTASASAAVSAARPRQHQKSMSASVHPNKATGLPPTDSNCEVPRPSTAPQRVPVASPSAHNISSSGGAPDRTNFPRGVSSRSTFHAGQLRQVRDQQNLPYGVTPASPSGNSQGRRGASGSIFSKFTSKFVRRNLNEPESKDRVETLRPHVVGSGSNDKEKDEFREAKPRSLRFTWSMKTTSSMEPNEMMREIRKVLDANSCQSELHEKYMLLCMHGTPGHEDFVQWEMEVCKLPRLSLNGVRFKRISGTSMAFKNIASKIANELKL
- the MARK2 gene encoding serine/threonine-protein kinase MARK2 isoform X9 encodes the protein MSSARTPLPTLNERDTEQPPLGHLDSKPSSKSNMLRGRNSATSADEQPHIGNYRLLKTIGKGNFAKVKLARHILTGKEVAVKIIDKTQLNSSSLQKLFREVRIMKVLNHPNIVKLFEVIETEKTLYLVMEYASGGEVFDYLVAHGRMKEKEARAKFRQIVSAVQYCHQKFIVHRDLKAENLLLDADMNIKIADFGFSNEFTFGNKLDTFCGSPPYAAPELFQGKKYDGPEVDVWSLGVILYTLVSGSLPFDGQNLKELRERVLRGKYRIPFYMSTDCENLLKKFLILNPSKRGTLEQIMKDRWMNVGHEDDELKPYVEPLPDYKDPRRTELMVSMGYTREEIQDSLVGQRYNEVMATYLLLGYKSSELEGDSITLKPRPSADLTNSSAPSPSHKVQRSVSANPKQRRFSDQAGPAIPTSNSYSKKTQSNNAENKRPEEDRESGRKASSTAKVPASPLPGLERKKTTPTPSTNSVLSTSTNRSRNSPLLERASLGQASIQNGKDSTAPQRVPVASPSAHNISSSGGAPDRTNFPRGVSSRSTFHAGQLRQVRDQQNLPYGVTPASPSGNSQGRRGASGSIFSKFTSKFVRRNLNEPESKDRVETLRPHVVGSGSNDKEKDEFREAKPRSLRFTWSMKTTSSMEPNEMMREIRKVLDANSCQSELHEKYMLLCMHGTPGHEDFVQWEMEVCKLPRLSLNGVRFKRISGTSMAFKNIASKIANELKL
- the MARK2 gene encoding serine/threonine-protein kinase MARK2 isoform X8; this encodes MSSARTPLPTLNERDTEQQPPLGHLDSKPSSKSNMLRGRNSATSADEQPHIGNYRLLKTIGKGNFAKVKLARHILTGKEVAVKIIDKTQLNSSSLQKLFREVRIMKVLNHPNIVKLFEVIETEKTLYLVMEYASGGEVFDYLVAHGRMKEKEARAKFRQIVSAVQYCHQKFIVHRDLKAENLLLDADMNIKIADFGFSNEFTFGNKLDTFCGSPPYAAPELFQGKKYDGPEVDVWSLGVILYTLVSGSLPFDGQNLKELRERVLRGKYRIPFYMSTDCENLLKKFLILNPSKRGTLEQIMKDRWMNVGHEDDELKPYVEPLPDYKDPRRTELMVSMGYTREEIQDSLVGQRYNEVMATYLLLGYKSSELEGDSITLKPRPSADLTNSSAPSPSHKVQRSVSANPKQRRFSDQAGPAIPTSNSYSKKTQSNNAENKRPEEDRESGRKASSTAKVPASPLPGLERKKTTPTPSTNSVLSTSTNRSRNSPLLERASLGQASIQNGKDSTAPQRVPVASPSAHNISSSGGAPDRTNFPRGVSSRSTFHAGQLRQVRDQQNLPYGVTPASPSGNSQGRRGASGSIFSKFTSKFVRRNLNEPESKDRVETLRPHVVGSGSNDKEKDEFREAKPRSLRFTWSMKTTSSMEPNEMMREIRKVLDANSCQSELHEKYMLLCMHGTPGHEDFVQWEMEVCKLPRLSLNGVRFKRISGTSMAFKNIASKIANELKL
- the MARK2 gene encoding serine/threonine-protein kinase MARK2 isoform X7 yields the protein MSSARTPLPTLNERDTEQQPPLGHLDSKPSSKSNMLRGRNSATSADEQPHIGNYRLLKTIGKGNFAKVKLARHILTGKEVAVKIIDKTQLNSSSLQKLFREVRIMKVLNHPNIVKLFEVIETEKTLYLVMEYASGGEVFDYLVAHGRMKEKEARAKFRQIVSAVQYCHQKFIVHRDLKAENLLLDADMNIKIADFGFSNEFTFGNKLDTFCGSPPYAAPELFQGKKYDGPEVDVWSLGVILYTLVSGSLPFDGQNLKELRERVLRGKYRIPFYMSTDCENLLKKFLILNPSKRGTLEQIMKDRWMNVGHEDDELKPYVEPLPDYKDPRRTELMVSMGYTREEIQDSLVGQRYNEVMATYLLLGYKSSELEGDSITLKPRPSADLTNSSAPSPSHKVQRSVSANPKQRRFSDQAGPAIPTSNSYSKKTQSNNAENKRPEEDRESGRKASSTAKVPASPLPGLERKKTTPTPSTNSVLSTSTNRSRNSPLLERASLGQASIQNGKDSTAPQRVPVASPSAHNISSSGGAPDRTNFPRGVSSRSTFHAGQLRQVRDQQNLPYGVTPASPSGNSQGRRGASGSIFSKFTSKFVRRNLSFRFARRNLNEPESKDRVETLRPHVVGSGSNDKEKDEFREAKPRSLRFTWSMKTTSSMEPNEMMREIRKVLDANSCQSELHEKYMLLCMHGTPGHEDFVQWEMEVCKLPRLSLNGVRFKRISGTSMAFKNIASKIANELKL
- the MARK2 gene encoding serine/threonine-protein kinase MARK2 isoform X6; this translates as MLRGRNSATSADEQPHIGNYRLLKTIGKGNFAKVKLARHILTGKEVAVKIIDKTQLNSSSLQKLFREVRIMKVLNHPNIVKLFEVIETEKTLYLVMEYASGGEVFDYLVAHGRMKEKEARAKFRQIVSAVQYCHQKFIVHRDLKAENLLLDADMNIKIADFGFSNEFTFGNKLDTFCGSPPYAAPELFQGKKYDGPEVDVWSLGVILYTLVSGSLPFDGQNLKELRERVLRGKYRIPFYMSTDCENLLKKFLILNPSKRGTLEQIMKDRWMNVGHEDDELKPYVEPLPDYKDPRRTELMVSMGYTREEIQDSLVGQRYNEVMATYLLLGYKSSELEGDSITLKPRPSADLTNSSAPSPSHKVQRSVSANPKQRRFSDQAGPAIPTSNSYSKKTQSNNAENKRPEEDRESGRKASSTAKVPASPLPGLERKKTTPTPSTNSVLSTSTNRSRNSPLLERASLGQASIQNGKDSLTMPGSRASTASASAAVSAARPRQHQKSMSASVHPNKATGLPPTDSNCEVPRPSTAPQRVPVASPSAHNISSSGGAPDRTNFPRGVSSRSTFHAGQLRQVRDQQNLPYGVTPASPSGNSQGRRGASGSIFSKFTSKFVRRNLSFRFARRNLNEPESKDRVETLRPHVVGSGSNDKEKDEFREAKPRSLRFTWSMKTTSSMEPNEMMREIRKVLDANSCQSELHEKYMLLCMHGTPGHEDFVQWEMEVCKLPRLSLNGVRFKRISGTSMAFKNIASKIANELKL